The following are from one region of the Thiocapsa rosea genome:
- a CDS encoding anthranilate synthase component II translates to MLLMIDNYDSFTYNLVQYLGELGAEVRVVRNDELSLDEAIALAPERIVISPGPCTPNEAGISVPLIKAMAGRVPILGVCLGHQSIGQAFGGHIIKAPSVMHGKTSAIHHTNAGVFNGLDNPFEATRYHSLVIEQETLPDCLEVTAWTETAEGEREAIMGVRHRELAIEGVQFHPESILTRHGHDLLRNFLETASIPTVDVGGDVDAAVL, encoded by the coding sequence ATGCTCCTGATGATCGACAACTACGACTCTTTCACCTACAACCTGGTGCAATACTTGGGCGAGCTGGGTGCGGAGGTGCGCGTGGTGCGCAACGACGAGTTGAGCCTGGACGAGGCGATAGCGCTTGCGCCCGAGCGGATCGTGATCTCGCCTGGGCCCTGCACGCCGAACGAGGCCGGGATCTCGGTCCCGCTGATCAAGGCGATGGCCGGGCGCGTGCCGATCCTCGGCGTCTGCCTGGGGCATCAGTCGATCGGCCAGGCGTTCGGCGGGCACATCATCAAGGCGCCGAGCGTGATGCATGGCAAGACCTCGGCGATCCACCACACGAACGCCGGTGTCTTCAACGGACTGGATAACCCCTTCGAGGCGACCCGATACCACTCGTTGGTGATCGAGCAGGAGACCCTGCCGGATTGTCTGGAGGTGACGGCCTGGACCGAGACCGCCGAGGGCGAGCGCGAGGCCATCATGGGCGTGCGCCATCGCGAGCTTGCGATCGAGGGGGTGCAGTTCCATCCGGAGTCGATCCTGACGCGGCACGGACACGATCTGCTCCGTAATTTTTTAGAAACCGCGTCCATCCCGACTGTTGATGTTGGCGGCGATGTCGACGCCGCAGTTCTCTAA
- a CDS encoding type II toxin-antitoxin system VapC family toxin: protein MYLIDTNVVSEARKASRANPCVRRFFGAAAADAQRLYLSAVTVGELRRGVEMIRHRGDQVQATRLEDWLTRILTEYQSQILSLDGDVAQVWGRLRVPRHENALDKQIAATALVYDLTLVTRNTDDFVGTGVRMLNPFTA, encoded by the coding sequence ATGTATTTGATTGACACCAATGTCGTCAGCGAGGCACGCAAGGCATCCAGGGCGAATCCCTGCGTGCGGCGCTTCTTCGGTGCGGCCGCTGCCGATGCGCAGCGGTTATATCTTTCGGCGGTTACGGTCGGTGAGTTGCGCCGCGGTGTCGAGATGATCCGCCATCGGGGCGACCAAGTGCAGGCGACGCGGCTGGAAGACTGGCTGACCCGGATCCTGACCGAGTACCAAAGCCAAATCCTGAGCCTAGACGGGGACGTCGCCCAAGTCTGGGGCAGGTTGAGGGTGCCCCGTCACGAGAACGCCCTCGACAAGCAGATCGCGGCCACTGCGTTGGTCTACGACCTGACCCTGGTCACCAGGAATACCGATGATTTCGTCGGGACAGGGGTTCGGATGCTTAACCCGTTCACAGCATAA
- a CDS encoding FitA-like ribbon-helix-helix domain-containing protein: MADLVVRNLDQSIVEALKRRAAVRGRSAEAEHRLILEQVLLHPAKRTFAEILASMPDVGRDSDFERTEAAEGADDVFD, encoded by the coding sequence GTGGCCGATCTCGTTGTCAGGAATCTTGACCAAAGCATCGTCGAGGCGCTCAAACGTCGGGCGGCTGTCCGAGGGCGCAGCGCCGAGGCCGAGCATCGTTTGATCCTGGAGCAGGTCCTGCTGCATCCGGCCAAGCGCACCTTTGCCGAGATACTGGCATCTATGCCGGATGTCGGACGGGACAGCGACTTCGAGCGCACGGAGGCGGCGGAGGGCGCAGACGATGTATTTGATTGA
- the trpE gene encoding anthranilate synthase component I, giving the protein MTPAAFSALADQGHNRIPILREVLADLDTPLSVYLKLAEGPYSYLLESVQGGEKWGRYSIIGLPCRTLLRVSGHEIRVERDGAVIESVETADPLAWIDAYQQRFKVADLACLPRFTGGLVGYFGYDTIRYIEPRLATCPNPDQLGTPDILLMVSDEVVVFDNLSGRMYIILNLDPSAGDTLEAGEARIDALCERMRSGAPRRSSEPGRTVSEADFVSGFTEDGFKHAVERIKGYILAGDCMQVVISQRLSIPFQAPPLDLYRALRGLNPSPYMYFLDLGDFHIVGSSPEILTRLEDGVVTVRPIAGTRRRGETEAEDRALEAELLADPKELAEHLMLIDLGRNDAGRVAEIGSVRVTDKMIVERYSHVMHIVSNVVGDLREGMNAIDVLRATFPAGTVSGAPKIRAMEIIDELEPVKRGIYSGAVGYLSWNGNMDTAIAIRTAVIKDGMLHIQAGAGIVADSVPDAEWKETMSKGRAVFRAVALAEAGIERGAERVV; this is encoded by the coding sequence ATGACCCCCGCTGCCTTTAGCGCCCTCGCCGACCAGGGCCACAACCGTATTCCGATTCTGCGCGAGGTCCTTGCCGACCTCGACACGCCGCTCAGCGTCTATCTCAAGCTCGCCGAGGGGCCTTACTCCTACCTGCTCGAATCCGTGCAGGGCGGGGAGAAGTGGGGGCGTTATTCCATTATCGGCCTGCCCTGTCGCACCCTGCTGCGGGTGAGCGGCCACGAGATCCGCGTCGAGCGTGACGGCGCGGTCATCGAGTCCGTCGAGACGGCCGATCCGCTGGCCTGGATCGACGCCTACCAGCAGCGTTTCAAGGTTGCGGACCTGGCCTGCCTGCCGCGCTTTACCGGCGGTCTGGTCGGCTATTTCGGCTACGACACCATTCGCTACATCGAGCCGCGTCTGGCGACCTGCCCCAACCCTGATCAACTGGGTACGCCGGACATCCTGCTGATGGTCTCCGACGAGGTGGTCGTCTTCGACAATCTCAGCGGGCGGATGTACATCATCCTGAACCTTGATCCGAGCGCCGGGGATACCCTGGAGGCCGGCGAGGCGCGCATCGATGCGCTGTGCGAGCGGATGCGCAGCGGCGCTCCGCGGCGCTCGTCCGAGCCGGGGCGCACGGTGAGCGAGGCCGACTTCGTCTCCGGCTTCACCGAGGACGGGTTCAAGCACGCCGTCGAGCGCATCAAGGGCTACATCCTGGCCGGCGACTGCATGCAGGTCGTCATCTCGCAGCGTCTCTCCATCCCCTTCCAGGCGCCGCCGCTGGATCTCTATCGTGCGCTGCGCGGGCTCAATCCGTCGCCCTACATGTACTTTCTCGATCTGGGCGATTTTCACATCGTCGGCTCCTCTCCCGAGATCCTGACCCGGCTCGAGGACGGCGTGGTCACGGTCCGCCCGATCGCCGGCACCCGCCGTCGCGGCGAGACCGAGGCCGAAGACCGGGCACTCGAAGCCGAGCTTCTGGCCGATCCCAAGGAGCTGGCCGAGCACCTGATGTTGATCGATCTGGGACGCAACGATGCCGGGCGCGTGGCCGAGATCGGCAGCGTGCGGGTGACGGACAAGATGATCGTCGAGCGCTATTCGCACGTGATGCACATCGTCTCCAACGTGGTCGGCGATCTGCGCGAGGGCATGAACGCCATCGACGTGCTGCGTGCGACCTTCCCGGCCGGGACCGTCTCCGGGGCGCCCAAGATCCGCGCGATGGAGATCATCGACGAGCTGGAACCCGTCAAGCGCGGCATCTACTCGGGCGCCGTCGGCTATCTGTCCTGGAACGGCAACATGGACACGGCGATCGCGATCCGCACCGCCGTGATCAAGGACGGCATGCTCCACATCCAGGCCGGCGCCGGCATCGTGGCCGACTCGGTCCCGGACGCCGAATGGAAGGAAACGATGAGCAAGGGCCGCGCAGTCTTTCGCGCCGTGGCGCTGGCCGAGGCGGGGATCGAGCGGGGTGCCGAGCGGGTCGTTTGA
- a CDS encoding phosphoglycolate phosphatase, whose translation MLRPKMILIDVDGTLVDSVPDLTFCVDAMMARLGRPPHGEAAVRNWVGNGVERLVRRALIGQLDGEPDEADFEAALPIFLELYAENTSKRSVLYPGVIEGISFMKGAGYQLGCVTNKAAQFTEPLLRDLGIRENFGLVVSGDTLPKKKPDPMPLLHAAQHFGVEPADALMIGDSVSDVKAARAAGFGIICMSYGYNHGHDIREAKPDAVIDSMVELKQFLAA comes from the coding sequence ATGCTGCGACCGAAGATGATCCTGATCGATGTGGATGGCACGCTGGTGGACAGCGTCCCGGATCTGACCTTTTGTGTCGACGCCATGATGGCGCGGCTCGGTCGTCCGCCCCACGGGGAAGCGGCCGTGCGGAATTGGGTCGGGAACGGCGTCGAGCGTCTGGTGCGCCGGGCGTTGATCGGACAGCTCGACGGCGAGCCGGACGAGGCGGATTTCGAGGCGGCGCTCCCGATCTTTCTGGAGCTCTATGCGGAGAACACCTCCAAGCGCTCGGTGCTCTATCCGGGCGTGATCGAGGGCATCTCCTTCATGAAGGGGGCGGGTTATCAGCTCGGTTGCGTGACCAACAAGGCGGCTCAGTTTACCGAGCCATTGCTGCGTGATCTGGGGATCCGCGAGAATTTCGGCCTTGTGGTGAGTGGTGATACGCTACCCAAGAAGAAGCCGGATCCCATGCCGTTGTTGCACGCGGCACAACACTTCGGTGTCGAGCCTGCAGACGCGCTCATGATCGGCGACTCGGTGAGCGACGTGAAGGCCGCGCGCGCTGCGGGCTTCGGGATCATCTGCATGAGTTACGGTTACAACCACGGTCATGATATCCGCGAGGCCAAGCCCGACGCGGTGATCGACTCCATGGTCGAGCTCAAGCAATTTCTGGCCGCGTAA
- the rpe gene encoding ribulose-phosphate 3-epimerase: MTPDLIAPSILSADFARLGEEVDNVLAAGADIVHFDVMDNHYVPNLTIGPLVCEALRKHGVTAPIDVHLMVKPVDRIIPDFAAAGATYITFHPEASEHIDRTLQLIRSEGCKAGLVFNPATSLSYLDYVMDKIDMILLMSVNPGFGGQSFIPATMDKLRAARKMIDASGLDIRLEVDGGVKADNIGEIKAAGADTFVSGSGIFGKGRDSDPHRYDSIIREMREQMDR, from the coding sequence ATGACGCCTGATCTGATCGCACCGTCCATCCTCTCGGCGGATTTCGCCCGGCTCGGCGAGGAGGTCGACAATGTGCTCGCCGCCGGGGCGGACATCGTCCATTTCGACGTGATGGACAACCATTACGTGCCGAACCTGACCATCGGCCCTCTGGTTTGCGAGGCGCTGCGCAAGCACGGCGTGACCGCGCCGATCGACGTGCATCTGATGGTGAAGCCGGTCGATCGGATCATCCCGGACTTTGCCGCCGCGGGCGCGACCTACATCACCTTCCATCCGGAGGCGAGCGAGCACATCGACCGCACCCTCCAGTTGATCCGCAGCGAGGGCTGTAAGGCCGGTCTGGTCTTCAACCCGGCCACATCGCTGAGCTATCTCGATTATGTGATGGACAAGATCGACATGATCTTGCTGATGTCGGTGAACCCCGGCTTCGGCGGACAGAGCTTCATCCCGGCGACGATGGACAAGCTGCGCGCCGCGCGCAAGATGATCGACGCCTCCGGGCTCGACATTCGGCTCGAGGTCGACGGCGGCGTGAAGGCGGACAACATCGGCGAGATCAAAGCGGCTGGCGCGGACACCTTCGTCTCCGGCTCCGGGATCTTCGGCAAGGGCCGTGACAGCGATCCGCATCGCTACGACAGCATTATTCGTGAGATGCGCGAGCAGATGGATCGCTGA
- the djlA gene encoding co-chaperone DjlA produces the protein MGWVGTAVGGAIGLVVGGPVGAVFGAALGQGVDRGWIGGPRRPALTGAQRARVQARFFETTFLVMGHVAKADGRVSEAEVALARSVMDRMSLGTDQRRVAIDLFNQGKSSDFDLAGAIAALKAVCTGQGTLIHLFLEVQLLTAYVDGAPTPDQRRALETIRRGLNVSAFAYRQLENLLVLQQRMYAGATGQAGRGRSSSASRPAPLVSAYATLGVGPKASDAEIKTAYRRLMSQHHPDKLMAKGLPEEAMRMASLKTQEIRRAYETITEARAA, from the coding sequence ATGGGTTGGGTCGGCACAGCCGTCGGCGGCGCGATCGGTCTGGTCGTGGGAGGTCCGGTCGGCGCGGTATTCGGCGCGGCCTTGGGTCAGGGCGTGGATCGGGGCTGGATCGGCGGTCCGCGGCGACCCGCCTTGACGGGTGCGCAACGGGCACGGGTCCAGGCGCGTTTCTTCGAGACGACCTTCTTGGTGATGGGCCATGTCGCCAAGGCCGACGGGCGTGTCAGCGAGGCCGAGGTCGCCTTGGCGCGTTCCGTGATGGATCGGATGTCTTTGGGTACCGACCAGCGCCGCGTGGCGATCGATCTTTTCAACCAAGGTAAATCGTCCGACTTCGATCTGGCGGGCGCCATCGCTGCGTTGAAGGCCGTCTGCACGGGTCAAGGGACCTTGATTCACCTGTTCCTCGAGGTGCAGCTCCTGACCGCCTATGTGGACGGCGCCCCGACGCCGGACCAGCGGCGCGCGCTCGAGACCATTCGGCGCGGGCTCAACGTCTCGGCCTTCGCCTATCGGCAGCTCGAGAACCTTTTGGTGCTGCAGCAGCGGATGTATGCCGGTGCGACTGGGCAGGCCGGCCGCGGCAGATCCTCGTCAGCGTCAAGACCGGCGCCGCTCGTCAGCGCCTACGCGACCCTGGGGGTCGGCCCCAAGGCGAGCGATGCGGAGATCAAGACGGCGTATCGGCGCCTGATGAGTCAACATCACCCGGACAAGCTGATGGCGAAGGGTCTGCCGGAGGAGGCGATGCGCATGGCTTCGCTGAAGACGCAGGAGATCCGGCGTGCCTACGAGACCATCACGGAGGCGCGGGCGGCCTAG
- a CDS encoding energy-coupling factor ABC transporter permease has translation MTIDGTLFSPALLWVMNLLFAFILLLALRLTPWRKFRDMEHLNVFLGAVVALLVLWHMDVQVQSGLSFHLLGVTAITLMFGWSLAVIGAALVLLGVVLNAGTGWDGFAMNALLTGVVPATLTQVALILIRWYLPKQFFVYVLVNGFLTAGLVGVMTGYLAAWLLVVSGAYSFADLSETVLPFFPLMFMPEAFLNGWILAVLVAFKPQWVYSFSDEQYLKGK, from the coding sequence ATGACGATCGACGGTACGCTGTTTTCGCCGGCCCTGCTCTGGGTCATGAATCTGCTCTTCGCCTTCATCCTGCTGCTCGCCTTGCGGTTGACGCCGTGGCGGAAGTTTCGCGACATGGAGCATTTGAACGTCTTTCTCGGGGCGGTCGTTGCGCTGCTCGTGCTCTGGCACATGGACGTTCAGGTGCAGTCCGGGTTGTCGTTTCATCTGCTCGGGGTGACGGCCATCACCCTGATGTTCGGGTGGTCGTTGGCGGTGATCGGGGCTGCGTTGGTGCTGCTCGGGGTGGTTCTGAACGCGGGAACGGGCTGGGACGGGTTCGCGATGAATGCCCTCCTCACGGGTGTCGTGCCGGCGACCCTGACCCAGGTCGCCTTGATCCTGATCCGCTGGTATCTGCCCAAGCAGTTTTTCGTCTATGTGCTGGTGAACGGGTTCTTGACCGCGGGTCTGGTGGGGGTGATGACCGGCTATCTGGCCGCTTGGTTGTTGGTAGTCAGCGGCGCTTACAGCTTCGCGGATCTCAGCGAAACGGTGCTACCCTTCTTTCCTTTGATGTTCATGCCGGAGGCCTTCCTGAACGGCTGGATCTTGGCCGTGCTGGTTGCGTTCAAGCCGCAGTGGGTCTACTCCTTCAGCGATGAGCAGTATCTAAAAGGCAAATAA
- a CDS encoding ATP-binding protein yields the protein MSLSIHTKVFLTLLLACVLVLSGTQAFVHWSLQRGLVELAEAREQARVEVIAERLIEIYAREEGWAPLRASPRLWLGALLGRDWPSEGRRGGPGEGARPPPWARRFIGAHHQADGGDGFVWPPSPSLRNERRDQGPPIELRLMLLDADGTPIYGRPELLPDTRRFPLDLDGAPIGELAVIAGPPVAELADLHFVERQGGRLWLIVAAMLALAAALAYPLSSRLIRPVQDFQQTARRLAAGDYDARVAVAGGDEIARLGRDINALADALGRNDRARRQWVADISHELRTPIALLRAQLEAMQDGVRPLERAEVDRLHGDVLRLSRLVEDLNDLATTDLGALAYRMQEIDLAEILRENIDAFRTRFEAAGLALVFDNRLAGRRDSGSAECAPLHADAGRISQLIGNLLHNSLSYTDPGGGLTVTLSAGPVGGYRITFEDTPPGVPPEDLPRLFDRLYRVDASRSRHTGGAGLGLAIAKNVVLAHGGTIEAQAAAAGGCAIRIELPTDREGTS from the coding sequence ATGTCACTCTCCATCCACACCAAGGTCTTCCTCACGCTTCTGCTCGCCTGCGTCCTGGTGTTGTCGGGCACGCAGGCGTTCGTGCACTGGTCGCTTCAACGCGGATTGGTCGAGCTGGCCGAGGCGCGTGAGCAGGCGCGCGTAGAGGTCATTGCCGAGCGTCTCATCGAGATCTATGCCCGAGAGGAGGGCTGGGCGCCGCTGCGCGCATCGCCGCGGCTGTGGCTCGGCGCGCTGCTGGGGCGCGATTGGCCCTCGGAGGGGCGTCGGGGCGGACCGGGCGAGGGCGCGCGCCCTCCTCCGTGGGCGCGACGCTTCATCGGAGCGCATCATCAGGCGGACGGCGGCGATGGCTTCGTCTGGCCACCGTCGCCGTCCTTGCGGAATGAGCGACGGGATCAGGGTCCGCCGATCGAGCTACGTTTGATGCTGCTCGACGCCGATGGCACCCCGATCTACGGACGGCCGGAGTTGTTGCCCGACACTCGGCGTTTTCCGTTGGATCTCGACGGCGCGCCGATCGGCGAGCTGGCGGTCATCGCGGGTCCCCCGGTCGCGGAGCTCGCCGATCTGCATTTCGTCGAGCGTCAGGGTGGGCGCCTCTGGCTGATTGTAGCGGCGATGCTGGCGCTCGCGGCCGCCTTGGCCTATCCGCTGTCCAGTCGTCTCATCCGACCGGTTCAAGACTTCCAGCAGACGGCTCGTCGACTGGCAGCCGGGGACTATGACGCTCGCGTGGCGGTCGCAGGCGGCGACGAGATCGCCCGCTTGGGCCGCGACATCAACGCACTCGCGGATGCCCTGGGGCGCAACGACCGGGCGCGGCGTCAGTGGGTCGCAGACATCTCGCATGAGCTGCGCACGCCGATCGCGCTGTTGCGGGCGCAACTGGAAGCGATGCAGGATGGCGTAAGGCCGCTGGAGCGCGCGGAGGTCGATCGGCTGCACGGGGACGTGCTACGACTCTCGCGGTTGGTCGAGGACCTGAACGACCTTGCGACGACGGATCTCGGTGCACTCGCCTACCGCATGCAGGAGATCGACCTTGCCGAGATCCTCCGAGAGAATATCGATGCCTTCCGGACGCGTTTCGAGGCCGCGGGACTCGCCTTGGTCTTCGACAATCGGCTCGCCGGTCGGCGCGACTCGGGTTCCGCCGAGTGTGCTCCGCTGCACGCCGACGCGGGCCGTATCTCCCAACTCATCGGCAACCTCCTTCACAACAGCCTGAGCTACACGGATCCGGGCGGGGGGCTGACGGTGACTTTGAGCGCAGGTCCGGTCGGCGGCTATCGGATCACCTTCGAGGACACCCCGCCCGGCGTCCCGCCCGAAGACCTGCCCCGACTCTTCGACCGGCTGTATCGGGTCGATGCCTCGCGCAGCCGCCACACGGGCGGCGCCGGACTGGGACTTGCGATCGCGAAAAACGTGGTGTTGGCCCATGGCGGGACGATCGAGGCACAGGCTGCGGCAGCGGGCGGTTGTGCGATCCGCATCGAGCTGCCGACAGACCGAGAGGGGACGAGTTAA
- a CDS encoding response regulator, which produces MHQPALPLILIVEDEERLADVVGDYLRADGFRVHHLATGTGAVAWIEREGPDLILLDLMLPGQDGLSICREVRSRAQVPIIMTTARVEEIDRLLGLELGADDYVCKPYSPRELVARVKAVLRRTSRSLEHRRGGFLTLEPERLQVSHDGMVITLTAVEFALLAALHQAAGRILSRDRLMDRIYSDNRVVSDRTIDSHIKKLRRRLTELAPDIELIHSVYGVGYRYEEPDADAAVSHDPG; this is translated from the coding sequence ATGCACCAACCTGCACTGCCGCTGATCCTCATCGTCGAGGACGAGGAGCGCTTGGCCGACGTGGTCGGCGACTATCTGCGTGCGGACGGTTTCCGGGTCCATCACCTGGCGACCGGCACGGGTGCAGTCGCCTGGATCGAGCGCGAAGGACCGGATCTGATCCTGCTCGACCTCATGTTGCCGGGTCAGGACGGGTTGAGCATCTGTCGCGAGGTGCGCAGCCGCGCTCAGGTGCCCATCATCATGACGACGGCACGGGTCGAGGAGATCGATCGCCTGCTGGGGCTTGAGCTGGGTGCCGACGACTATGTCTGCAAACCTTACAGCCCGCGAGAGTTGGTGGCGCGCGTCAAGGCCGTCCTGAGACGAACGAGCCGGTCGCTCGAGCACCGCCGGGGCGGTTTCTTGACACTCGAGCCGGAGCGCTTGCAGGTCTCGCACGACGGCATGGTCATCACGCTGACCGCAGTGGAATTTGCTTTGCTCGCTGCGCTCCATCAGGCCGCTGGCCGGATCCTCTCGCGCGACCGACTCATGGACCGGATCTATTCCGACAACCGGGTCGTGTCCGATCGCACCATCGACAGCCACATCAAGAAGCTCCGGCGCCGACTCACCGAGCTGGCGCCGGATATCGAGCTGATCCACTCGGTCTATGGTGTCGGCTATCGCTACGAGGAGCCCGACGCCGACGCGGCCGTCTCGCACGACCCTGGCTGA
- a CDS encoding Spy/CpxP family protein refolding chaperone, with the protein MNTGKSFRTATLAFAVTAVMATSVLAGPRGYHQDPSAFADQRIERMTRTLDLTSEQQSEIRTILEGQRAQALQQREEVQARIGAVLTPEQQARIEEQRDSRMERHLNRLADRLDLSEEQVAEVRTVMQTKHDDSGMTRDEIREQIKAVLTEDQLKRFEARGPGSKRGGPGEPCAKDKPRGGPAF; encoded by the coding sequence ATGAACACAGGCAAGAGCTTCCGCACTGCAACCTTGGCGTTCGCCGTCACGGCCGTCATGGCCACCTCGGTCTTGGCCGGACCTCGCGGCTACCATCAAGACCCGAGCGCGTTCGCGGACCAGCGCATCGAACGGATGACCCGGACCCTGGATCTGACGAGCGAGCAGCAGAGCGAGATCCGAACCATCCTGGAGGGGCAACGCGCACAGGCACTGCAACAGCGTGAAGAGGTGCAGGCACGCATCGGCGCCGTTCTCACGCCCGAGCAACAGGCACGCATCGAAGAGCAGCGGGACTCTCGGATGGAAAGGCATCTCAACCGGCTCGCCGACCGACTGGATCTGAGCGAGGAGCAGGTCGCCGAGGTGCGCACCGTCATGCAGACCAAGCACGACGACTCGGGCATGACCCGAGACGAGATCCGAGAGCAGATCAAGGCCGTCCTGACCGAGGATCAGCTCAAGCGGTTCGAGGCCCGCGGACCCGGATCCAAGCGTGGCGGTCCGGGCGAACCCTGTGCGAAGGACAAGCCTCGCGGCGGGCCGGCGTTCTGA
- a CDS encoding NADP(H)-dependent aldo-keto reductase, whose protein sequence is MELRPLGRTDIRVSALCLGTMTFGEQNSEADAHAQLDRALAAGINFIDTAEMYPVPPRAETIGHTEAYIGNWFASRGCRDQVVLASKVAGPGAWLPHVRGGKARLDRTNIVTALDGSLKRLQTDWIDLYQLHWPDRETNYFGKLGYSPEEDAHSVPLLETLEVLADLVQAGKIRQIGVSNETPWGLMRFLALAQEHVLPRMVSIQNPYSLLNRTFEVGLAEVAIREDCGLLAYSPLGFGVLSGKYLDGARPAGARVTLFERFSRYSNPEAERATAEYVALARRHGLDPAQMALAWVTSRPFVTSNIIGATTPEQLETNLASADLTLPDEVIAQIEAIHTRQPNPAP, encoded by the coding sequence ATGGAACTCAGACCACTCGGACGCACCGACATCCGCGTCAGCGCGCTTTGCCTCGGCACCATGACCTTCGGCGAGCAGAACAGCGAGGCCGATGCACACGCACAGCTCGACCGGGCGCTCGCCGCGGGTATCAACTTCATCGACACGGCCGAGATGTATCCGGTGCCGCCGCGCGCGGAAACCATCGGCCACACCGAAGCCTATATCGGCAACTGGTTCGCGTCGCGCGGTTGTCGGGACCAGGTGGTTTTGGCGTCCAAGGTTGCCGGTCCGGGCGCATGGCTGCCGCATGTTCGCGGCGGCAAGGCGCGCTTGGACCGAACCAACATCGTGACGGCATTGGACGGCAGCCTGAAGCGGCTGCAGACCGACTGGATCGACCTCTACCAGCTCCACTGGCCGGATCGCGAGACCAATTACTTCGGCAAGCTCGGCTATTCGCCGGAGGAGGACGCGCACAGCGTCCCCCTGCTGGAGACCCTCGAGGTCCTCGCCGATCTGGTCCAAGCCGGCAAGATTCGGCAGATCGGTGTCTCCAACGAAACGCCCTGGGGGCTGATGCGTTTCCTCGCACTCGCGCAGGAGCATGTCCTGCCGCGCATGGTCAGCATCCAGAACCCCTACAGTCTGCTGAACCGGACCTTCGAGGTCGGTCTCGCCGAGGTCGCCATCCGGGAGGATTGCGGTCTCCTGGCCTACTCGCCGCTCGGATTCGGCGTGCTGTCGGGGAAGTATCTGGACGGCGCGCGCCCGGCCGGCGCACGCGTCACCCTCTTCGAGCGCTTCAGCCGCTATTCGAACCCGGAGGCCGAGCGGGCCACGGCGGAATATGTCGCACTCGCCCGACGTCACGGACTCGACCCGGCGCAGATGGCCCTCGCCTGGGTGACGAGCCGCCCCTTCGTCACCTCCAACATCATCGGTGCGACGACGCCCGAGCAGTTGGAGACCAACCTCGCCAGCGCGGATCTCACGCTCCCGGACGAGGTGATCGCGCAGATCGAGGCGATCCATACGCGGCAGCCGAATCCGGCGCCTTGA
- a CDS encoding DUF429 domain-containing protein: MKIYGIDFTSRPSPGKPITCLECCLDGLRLEAGELIEWRDFEGFETALQRPGPWIAGVDFPLGQSRTFIENIGWPDTWAGYVDHAAGLGRDGFRATLDGYRAVRPPGDKEHRRATDRATGAISPQKLYGTPVGLMFLEGAPRLRKAGVRIPGLQDGDPERIVVEAYPGVLARRLIGRQGYKQDTRSKQTAQRDDARKRLLALILHGATQPIYGLKVDADPSLAEDPSGDRLDALLCAIQAAWAWTQRETGFGMPDAMDCLEGAIAHPIGG, from the coding sequence ATGAAGATCTACGGCATCGACTTCACCAGCCGACCGAGTCCCGGCAAGCCCATCACCTGTCTGGAATGCTGTTTGGATGGCCTGCGGCTGGAGGCCGGCGAGCTGATCGAATGGCGGGACTTCGAGGGTTTCGAGACCGCGTTGCAGCGACCCGGGCCATGGATCGCCGGGGTCGATTTTCCCTTGGGCCAATCGCGCACCTTCATCGAGAACATCGGCTGGCCCGACACCTGGGCGGGCTATGTGGATCACGCAGCCGGACTCGGCCGCGACGGGTTCCGCGCCACGTTGGATGGGTACAGAGCGGTCCGTCCGCCGGGCGACAAAGAACACCGCCGCGCCACGGATCGTGCGACCGGGGCGATCAGCCCGCAAAAGCTCTACGGCACGCCGGTCGGACTCATGTTCTTGGAGGGCGCGCCGCGGCTGCGCAAGGCCGGCGTGAGGATTCCGGGACTCCAAGACGGCGACCCCGAGCGGATCGTCGTCGAAGCCTATCCGGGCGTCCTCGCCCGTCGGCTCATCGGCAGGCAGGGTTACAAACAGGACACAAGATCCAAGCAGACAGCGCAGCGAGATGACGCCAGGAAAAGGCTCCTCGCCCTGATCCTCCACGGAGCGACACAACCCATCTACGGCCTGAAGGTCGACGCGGACCCGAGCCTCGCCGAGGATCCGAGCGGCGACCGGCTCGACGCCCTGCTGTGTGCCATCCAAGCGGCTTGGGCCTGGACGCAACGGGAGACGGGGTTCGGGATGCCGGACGCGATGGACTGTCTGGAAGGGGCGATCGCGCACCCGATCGGCGGCTGA